The genomic region CCACTTCAATCACATTAGGGGTAACCATTTCAGGCTCTTCCCAAATAGCGTCTAAAAGCTGTTCTTTGGAGACGATTTGATCCCTATGTCTGGCAAGATGGGTAAGCACTTCAAAAGGCTTTCCTTTAACTTCAACTTCACGCCCCTTGTAAATAATCTTTTCTTCATCAGGGCTAATGGTCAAATCCCCAATTTCAATCACATTAGAACCCCAAAACCTCAAACGAGCCTCAATCCTTGCGACTAAAGCCTTAATGCTGCGATAAGGCTTAGCGATATAATCGTCCGCGCCCTGCTCAAACGCATGGACTTCTTCTTCGCTTGTAGGGTTATCAGAAGAAACTAAAACAACAATAGAAGAATGCTTTTCCTTGATTCTAGAAACAAAACTTAAAGCGTTTTTATCGCTAACCATAACCAAGTCGTAATTCCTAATATCCATAAGATATTCCCCATCCTCTAAACTCTCTGTTACATCAGCCATAAAGCCTTTAACATTTAAGCCCTTTTCAATTTCTCCACCCAAAACAGAATTTTTTTCAATCAGTAGAACGCGCATGGTGTATGACTCCTGCATTTAAGAGTAATTCAAGCACTGATTATATCATAATTTTAAATTAGTTTAAGAAAATATTAATAAAAGTTATCGCTTGATTAAAATCAAGCCCTTGATTATTGGTTGTAAAAAATGCCTTTGAGCGTTTTTATGGATAATTTTTAAAATCATTTGCTAAAAACCACCATTTTATTGTATAATCACAAATCCAACCATTCCTTATGGTTTGGTTGGCACCGCTAAGATTAAAGGGTCACCTCCCCCTCCTTTCCCTTTGTCTTGGCGGTTGTTTTTTAACTCCTTGTTTTAATTCTTATTTTTAACCGCTTGATTACGATTTTAAGATTTTGTTTGACTAAGCTTGATTTTTAGGTAAAAGCCTAAGGTATGCGATCTCGCTAGGGGCTAAAAACCTTAAAGGAATCCCCCAATACCCTGCCCCACTGCTCACATAAATTTGAGTGGTGGGGCTGTGCTTGTATAAACCATGTAAATAGGTTTGCGCTAACTTGACTAAAAGGCTAAAAGGAAAGATTTGCCCTGCATGGGTATGCCCTGAAAGCACTAAATCTACAGAGTGGCTTTCTTTGAGGCTTCTAATTTGTTTGGGCTGGTGGGCTAAAAGGATCGTAGGCTTACTCTCATTGCGTTTTTTTAAAGCTTTGTCAATATCAGGGGCAAAATTTTGATGCTTCCTTGCGAAATAATCATACACACCGCACAAATTGATCCCCCCTAAATGCACGCACTCATTCCCCAAAATCGTCAAATTTAAAGTTTCAAGAAACGATAAAATCGGCTCTATGCCATGATAATACTCATGATTTCCTGGCACATAAAAAGTGCCATGCGTGCTTTTAAGGTTGTTTAAGGGCAGTAAAAAAGATTTGACTTTTTCAATGCTTTCATCCACTAAATCCCCCCCAATCAGCACCATATCCACTTCTTTTTGATTGACTTCTTCTACAATGTAATCAACAAAATCTTTTTGCAACAAACTCCCCACATGCATGTCTGTGAGTAAAATAATCTTTAATTCTTTATCCAGCTTATCCAAATAAATAGGGGTTTCTTTGATTTTAGGGCGGGCCAACCCTTCATAAAAGCCACGCCAAAAATACCCTAATAACGCCAGATAAAACCCCAATTTTAAAAAGTTTTTTAAACTTTTACGCCTTGAGTGCAAAAAATCTATTTTTTCTATGGAGTAAGAAAACCCGTAAAAACTTAAAGAAAGGATAAAAATAATAAAAGATACAAACGAACACGCCGAAGTCAAAACAAACAAATGGCTAGGCATAGCATTTCTATAAAAAGCAAAAGCCGCCTCACCCGCGCTCAAAAGGATAAAAAACCCCAAATAAGCGTATTGAGAGATTTTTTTTAAGGTTAAAAACGATTTTAATATCCTAAAAGAACTATAATTCAAAAGACATAAAACCAATAAAAACGCTATAGAGATCAGCATACCACCCTTTTTGTAGTCATAATGTTTTGGCTATATTAGCATATTAACGCTAATACACCCTTTAGGTTTCATCTTGCTATTGTTTCCTTTTTTATCAGTCTCAACCCCCACAGAAAGAGAAAAGTATCCCTCCCTTTAAAAGAGTGTGAGTTTGGATACAATAATAAAAAATGCGCTTAAAGCCATAGAAAGGAGATATAATGCAATTAGACGAAGATTTAGAATTCGTTACAAAAGTCTTTAACCCTAACAGAGCGTTTGCCAAGCAAGCTAGGATTAAAAACATGTGCGAATATAAGGATTTAGTGCATGAAGCCAATGAAGATTATGAACATTTTTGGGGCGAGTTAGCCAAGCAAAAACTCACATGGTTTAAACCTTTTGATAAGGTTTTAAACAGCGATAACGCCCCTTTTTTCAAATGGTTTGAAAACGGCAAAATCAATGTTTCTTACAATTGCATAGACAGGCATTTAAAAGACAAAAAAAATAAAGTGGCGATCATTTTTGAAGGGGAAATGGGGGATTATAATGTCATCACTTACAGAAAACTCCACTCTGAAGTCAATAAAACAGCCAACCTTTTAAAAAACGAATTCAATGTCAAAAAAGGCGACAGGGTCATTATCTATATGCCTATGATTGTAGAAAGCGTTTATATGATGCTCGCATGCGCTAGGATTGGAGCGATCCATAGCATCGTTTTTGCTGGGTTTAGCCCTGAAGCCTTAAGGGATAGGATCAACGACGCTCAAGCCAAATTAGTTATCACAGCGGACGGGACTTTTAGAAAAGGCAAACCTTACATGCTCAAACCAGCCCTTGACAAGGCTCTAGAAAATAACGCCTGCCCTAGCGTGGAAAAAGCGCTCATTGTGATACGAAACGCCAGAGAGATTGACTATGTGAGAGGGCGCGATTTTGTCTATAATGAAATGGTCCATTACCAATCCGATAAATGCGAACCTGAAATGATGGACTCTGAAGATCCTTTATTCTTGCTCTATACAAGCGGATCAACCGGAAAGCCTAAAGGCATTCAACACAGCAGTGCAGGGTATTTGCTATGGGCACAAATGACGATGGAGTGGGTTTTTGATATTAGAGATAACGATAATTTTTGGTGCACCGCTGATATTGGCTGGATCACAGGGCACACTTATGTGGTTTATGGGCCTTTAGCTTGCGGGGCGACGACTTTGATACTAGAAGGCACGATGTCTTATCCGGATTATGGGAGATGGTGGAGGATGATAGAAGAATACCGCGTGGATAAATTCTACACTTCCCCCACCGCTATAAGAATGCTGCATGCTAAAGGCGAAAACGAACCCTTAAAGTATAATTTAGAATCGCTCAAAGTTTTAGGAACGGTGGGAGAGCCCATTAACCCTACGGCATGGAAATGGTTTTATGAAAAAATCGGCAATTCAAAATGCAGTATCGTGGATACTTGGTGGCAGACAGAAACAGGCGGGCATATTATCAGCCCTTTACCGGGAGCTACGCCTATAAGGGCCAGTTGTGCAACTTTACCTTTGCCTGGCATCCATGCAGAAGTTTTAAACGAAGATGGCACTAAAACAAAGCCCGGAGAGCAAGGGTTTTTATGCATCACTAAGCCATGGCCTTCTATGGTAAGAAACATTTGGGGCGATGAAAAACGATACATTGATAGCTATTTTTCTCAGATCAAGTTGAATGGGGAATATGTCTACCTCTCTGGAGATGGCGCTATCGTGGATGAAAACGGATACATCACTATTATTGGGCGCACAGATGATATTGTGAATGTGAGCGGGCATAGGATTGGCACGGCTGAAGTGGAGAGCGCTATTTCTAAACATGAAATGGTGGCTGAATGCGCGGTAGTGGGTATCCCTGATACGATTAAAGGAGAGGGCTTGTTTGCGTTTGTGGTGCTGTGCGATGGGGCTAAATGCAATCTTGGCGAGAGTTTAGAATTGTTAAAAGAAATGAATCATATCTTATCCGTTGAGATTGGAAAGATCGCGAAATTAGACAATGTCATGTATGTGCCGGGTTTACCTAAAACCAGGAGCGGGAAAATCATGAGAAGGCTTTTGAAATCTATCGCCAAAAAGGAGCCCATCACTCAAGATTTAAGCACGCTAGAAGATGTGAATGTGGTTAAAGAAATAATGAGTATCGTTCAAATGGAGGAGTAAAATCTCAAAAATGCTTTTTGGCGTTTTTTAGCCAAATAACAAGAGCCAATTTCAATCAAGCGGTAATTTCTCATAAATCGTAAGAACGCCTACCGCTCGCGTTATTTCACCACTCAAAAAGCGTTTTAACTTTCTTTAAATCTTTATACTCCACGCTTTTGATAGCGTGATCCTCTAATTCAAAATCCGCGCTCAAATCGTTAGCGTCTTTAAGGACGGCTTGAAAGCTTTCTTTATTTGTGAGTTTGACTCCCACTTTTTCGCCTAAAGAAAGCTTGAAGTGTTTGGGGGTTTTAAGCACTCTTTCTAACCCCATAGAGCTCACTTCCAAAATATAAGCGTCTTGGATAAAATCGCACACATCTAATAAGGGCGAAATCACCTCGCTCACTTGTTGGCAAATGTCCAAGCTAACCGCCCCATTAGGGTTTTTAAGGCTCACCCTTAAAACATGCTGCTCGTTTTCTTTAACCAAACTCACATCATAAAGCAAGTATCCCAAGCTTTCAATCACGCCCTCTATTTTCTCTTCTATTTTTTTAGTCATTATCTTTCCCTTTAGCGATTTCATTGAATATGGCGTCTAGGCGGAGTTGCTTTTCTAAGCTGTTGTCTGAAACAAAACTGAGTTTTGGGCATTTAAACCACCCGCTCGCCTGCAAAACAAATTGCCTAATCAAACCCTCAGCTTTTTTCAATTTAGAAAGGATTTTATGATCTGATGAAAGCACAAACACATAAGCGTGGTGCTTCCCTTTAGAGCATTCCACTTTAGTAACGCTTAAAGAATTCAACTCGCCATCATTCAAACTCGCTAAAGCCTCTTGCAGTAATTCTAAAAGATTGGATTCTAAGCGTTCTTTATGAGCGTTCATTAGAGAGTTCTTTTTTATGGATTTCTTTATAGGTTTCAAACACATCGCCCACTTTAATCTCATTATAATTGTCCAGCATGATTCCGCACTCATAGCCCTTAGAAACTTCCTTCACATCATCTTTAAAGCGTTTCAAAGAAAGGATTTCGCCGGTATGAACCACCACGCCATCTCTAATCAAACGCGCCTTAATGCCACGAGCGATCACCCCATCACTCACCACACACCCGGCTATCGTGCCTACTTTAGGGATATTAAAGGTTTCTCTCACTTCCGCTTGCCCGGTATGCTCTTCTTCAATAATAGGACTCATCAAGCCTAATAACAGCGATCGCATTTCTTCAATCAAGGCATAAATCACCGTGTAAGTTTTGATGCTCACATTGTATTCTTTAGCCTTATTTTTCACATTACCGGTGGGGCGGATGTTAAAGCCTAAAATCACGGCATGCTCACTGCTAGAAACCAGGCTCAAATCATTCTCAGTAATGCCCCCACCCCTGAGTGGATCACTTGAATCGCCACTTCTTCGTTATTAAGCTCTAACAAGCTGTTTTTAATGGCTTCTAGGCTTCCTTGCGTATCCGCTTTAATGACTATAGGAATGTTTTTTAATTCCTTATTAGCGACCATTTCTGAAAGCTCATCAAAAGACACTTTAGTGCTTTTACTCAACGCTTTTTGGCGCAAATAAGTCGCCCTCTTTTGAGCTTGCAAGCGCGCGATAGAATCGTTTTCTACCCCTATTAAAACAGATCCTGCAGGCGGCACTTCGCTCAAGCCTGTGATGAGAGCCACCATAGAGGGTTTTAAACTTTGAATGCTCTTGCCTTGATCGTCAGTCATCGTTCTTACTTTACCAAACGCCATTTCGGCAAAAAAGCTATCCCCCACGCTCAAAGTCCCGCTTTGGACAATCACAGTGGCTACTGCCCCACGCCCTTTTTCCACGCTTCCTTCTAAAACAACCGCTCTAGCACTGCCCTCTTCTATGGCTTTTAATTCCATAATATCCGCTTGGATAAGAATGGTTTCTAACAGATTGTCAATGCCATCGCCCGTTTTAGCTGAAACAGGGATAAACTCATGCTCTCCGCCCCAATCCACAGGGTTATAACCAAGCTCAGCGCATTCGGCTTTGAGTTTGTCCGGATTCACATTAGGCTTATCCATTTTATTCATCGCAAAAATCACAGGCACATTAGCCGCCTTTGCATGCTCTAAAGCTTCAATAGTCTGTTGCTTCACGCCATCATCAGCCGCTATCACAATCACTGCAATATCTGTAACTTGAGCCCCACGATTACGCATCTGGCTAAAAGCTTCATGCCCTGGGGTGTCAATGAAAGACACCCATTTGCCATTTTTTTCCACCATGTAAGCGCCAATGTGCTGAGTGATCCCCCCAGCTTCAGTGTGAGCGACTCTTTTATCACGGATTTTATCTAATAGTGAAGTTTTACCATGATCCACATGCCCCATGATAGTCACCACAGGCGGGCGCTCTTTTTTCACCCCTTCTAGCACTTCTTCTACTTCAAATTCTTCTAAAGTGTTTTGAACAGAAATTTCTAAATGGAACTCTTCGGCTAAAATTTCTATGCTATCCTTATCCAAAAAGTCGTTTTTAGTTACCATAAGCCCTAAATTAAAGAGGGTTTTAATCACATCAGCCAAATTCAAATTCGCTTTTTGCGCGAATTCATAGACGCGCACTTCTTCAGGGATTGCAATCGCGCTTTGGATCACTTTTTGGCTGTTATCGTTACGGAAT from Helicobacter pylori harbors:
- a CDS encoding DNA-binding response regulator; the protein is MRVLLIEKNSVLGGEIEKGLNVKGFMADVTESLEDGEYLMDIRNYDLVMVSDKNALSFVSRIKEKHSSIVVLVSSDNPTSEEEVHAFEQGADDYIAKPYRSIKALVARIEARLRFWGSNVIEIGDLTISPDEEKIIYKGREVEVKGKPFEVLTHLARHRDQIVSKEQLLDAIWEEPEMVTPNVIEVAINQIRQKMDKPLGISTVETVRRRGYRFCYPKPACEE
- a CDS encoding metallophosphoesterase; the protein is MLISIAFLLVLCLLNYSSFRILKSFLTLKKISQYAYLGFFILLSAGEAAFAFYRNAMPSHLFVLTSACSFVSFIIFILSLSFYGFSYSIEKIDFLHSRRKSLKNFLKLGFYLALLGYFWRGFYEGLARPKIKETPIYLDKLDKELKIILLTDMHVGSLLQKDFVDYIVEEVNQKEVDMVLIGGDLVDESIEKVKSFLLPLNNLKSTHGTFYVPGNHEYYHGIEPILSFLETLNLTILGNECVHLGGINLCGVYDYFARKHQNFAPDIDKALKKRNESKPTILLAHQPKQIRSLKESHSVDLVLSGHTHAGQIFPFSLLVKLAQTYLHGLYKHSPTTQIYVSSGAGYWGIPLRFLAPSEIAYLRLLPKNQA
- the acs gene encoding acetate--CoA ligase — its product is MQLDEDLEFVTKVFNPNRAFAKQARIKNMCEYKDLVHEANEDYEHFWGELAKQKLTWFKPFDKVLNSDNAPFFKWFENGKINVSYNCIDRHLKDKKNKVAIIFEGEMGDYNVITYRKLHSEVNKTANLLKNEFNVKKGDRVIIYMPMIVESVYMMLACARIGAIHSIVFAGFSPEALRDRINDAQAKLVITADGTFRKGKPYMLKPALDKALENNACPSVEKALIVIRNAREIDYVRGRDFVYNEMVHYQSDKCEPEMMDSEDPLFLLYTSGSTGKPKGIQHSSAGYLLWAQMTMEWVFDIRDNDNFWCTADIGWITGHTYVVYGPLACGATTLILEGTMSYPDYGRWWRMIEEYRVDKFYTSPTAIRMLHAKGENEPLKYNLESLKVLGTVGEPINPTAWKWFYEKIGNSKCSIVDTWWQTETGGHIISPLPGATPIRASCATLPLPGIHAEVLNEDGTKTKPGEQGFLCITKPWPSMVRNIWGDEKRYIDSYFSQIKLNGEYVYLSGDGAIVDENGYITIIGRTDDIVNVSGHRIGTAEVESAISKHEMVAECAVVGIPDTIKGEGLFAFVVLCDGAKCNLGESLELLKEMNHILSVEIGKIAKLDNVMYVPGLPKTRSGKIMRRLLKSIAKKEPITQDLSTLEDVNVVKEIMSIVQMEE
- a CDS encoding ribosome maturation factor RimP codes for the protein MTKKIEEKIEGVIESLGYLLYDVSLVKENEQHVLRVSLKNPNGAVSLDICQQVSEVISPLLDVCDFIQDAYILEVSSMGLERVLKTPKHFKLSLGEKVGVKLTNKESFQAVLKDANDLSADFELEDHAIKSVEYKDLKKVKTLFEW
- the rbfA gene encoding 30S ribosome-binding factor RbfA, giving the protein MNAHKERLESNLLELLQEALASLNDGELNSLSVTKVECSKGKHHAYVFVLSSDHKILSKLKKAEGLIRQFVLQASGWFKCPKLSFVSDNSLEKQLRLDAIFNEIAKGKDND